One window from the genome of Corvus moneduloides isolate bCorMon1 chromosome 9, bCorMon1.pri, whole genome shotgun sequence encodes:
- the LOC116448077 gene encoding uricase-like, which translates to MSQVTIKDLEVLNCEYGKNTIKFLRLHREGKKHFVKEVEVCAHLRLTSPQEYLEGNNSLVIPTDTIKNIVLVLAKKKGIPSLEQFAIDICNHFMTTFCQVAYVKTYVQEVPWQRLHEDGVPHIHSFICVPDGIRFCEAEQCRNGPLIVFAGIKDLKLMKTTQSGFEGFYKNEHTTLPERHDRILCGELFCKWSYGECKDFDFDCIWKKIRECILEAFAGPPDCGEYSPSYQKTVNCIQMLVLSRVSQIQVIEVVLNNTFYNVVDMKNLGLTNDKEVLVPVEAPYGSCACTLGRKKFFEAQGHMLRDERRCQLGLAAAQGN; encoded by the exons atcAAGGACCTTGAAGTCCTCAACTGTGAATATGGCAAGAATACAATTAAGTTCCTTCGCCTTCATAGAGAGGGAAAGAAGCATTTTGTTAAAGAAGTGGAAGTGTGTGCACATCTCCGACTGACTTCTCCTCAGGAGTACCTGGAAGGAAACAACTCTCTTGTGATACCTACAGATACCATAAAGAATATTGTCCTCGTGttggccaaaaaaaaaggg ATCCCAAGTTTAGAACAGTTTGCTATAGATATCTGCAATCACTTCATGACAACATTTTGCCAAGTGGCATACGTCAAAACCTACGTTCAAGAAGTACCATGGCAACGTCTCCATGAG GATGGCGTTCCCCACATCCACTCATTCATATGTGTTCCTGATGGGATCCGCTTTTGTGAAGCTGAGCAGTGCCGGAATG GTCCTCTGATTGTCTTTGCTGGAATTAAGGACCTGAAACTTATGAAGACAACGCAGTCTGGATTTGAAGGCTTCTATAAGAATGAACACACCACACTGCCTGAAAGGCATGACAGGATTCTATGTGGAGAGCTCTTCTGCAAATGGTCATATGGTGAATGCAAGGATTTTGACTTCGACTGCATATG GAAGAAAATCCGTGAATGTATCCTTGAAGCCTTTGCTGGACCACCTGACTGTGGGGAATATTCACCCTCTTACCAGAAAACTGTCAACTGTATCCAGATGCTTGTCCTTTCCAGAGTGTCACAG ATACAGGTCATAGAAGTCGTCTTGAACAACACTTTTTATAATGTTGTAGACATGAAGAATCTAGGCTTGACCAATGACAAAGAA GTTTTGGTTCCAGTGGAAGCTCCTTATGGCTCCTGTGCTTGCACACTTGGTCGGAAGAAGTTTTTTGAAGCACAAGGCCATATGCTGAGAGATGAGAGGAGATGTCAGCTTGGActggcagctgcccagggaaactAA